In one window of Alkalicoccobacillus plakortidis DNA:
- a CDS encoding ABC transporter permease produces the protein MYYLMKLELKKHKIGWYIKGAVLANLIIVGMLALLTLIEKLEGETIFRTANDFFMFSGLLIRGTFIVFAAVLISKIIIDEFKNRTSFVMFSYPIDRKKIMATKLILIFSLTLITMILSTCFVVFSFIGLNEVFQLTPNLEFSEQLIRPELMRMMAFNLAGPGASLVPLYFGMRKFSTPATIVSGVLITIFTNSSFGSDFSLVNLFYTPIGLSFIAIGIIFFTIRNMNRLELN, from the coding sequence TTGTACTATTTAATGAAATTGGAACTTAAAAAACACAAAATTGGTTGGTATATAAAAGGTGCCGTTCTCGCTAATCTTATTATTGTAGGCATGCTCGCACTACTTACATTGATAGAGAAACTTGAAGGCGAAACGATCTTTAGAACAGCTAACGATTTTTTTATGTTTAGTGGGTTACTTATTAGAGGAACGTTCATTGTATTTGCAGCTGTTCTTATATCAAAAATTATCATTGATGAATTTAAGAATCGAACAAGCTTTGTTATGTTTTCCTATCCAATTGATCGAAAAAAAATAATGGCTACAAAACTGATCCTTATCTTTTCTTTAACGCTAATCACAATGATTCTATCCACATGTTTTGTCGTGTTCAGTTTTATCGGATTAAATGAGGTGTTTCAATTAACACCTAACCTAGAGTTTAGTGAACAGCTCATCAGACCTGAATTGATGAGGATGATGGCATTTAACCTTGCTGGTCCTGGTGCGTCTCTTGTCCCTCTTTACTTTGGCATGCGAAAGTTCTCAACACCCGCTACGATTGTATCAGGTGTGCTGATCACCATCTTTACAAACTCTTCCTTTGGCTCAGACTTTTCATTAGTCAATCTATTCTATACGCCTATCGGATTATCGTTTATCGCTATTGGGATTATCTTTTTCACTATACGTAATATGAACCGGTTAGAATTGAATTAA
- a CDS encoding ABC transporter ATP-binding protein has product MSYIVQTRNLTKTYNGQDVVSNVSMNIKKGEIYGFLGSNGAGKSTIMKMLLNLIKPSHGEIEMFGEPLKEHSFTYLKRIGSMIEYPIFYEKMTAWENLELHCAYMGYHNKQAISDALESVGLTHVSHKFPQDFSLGMRQRLCVARAIITKPEFVILDEPINGLDPEGIQSMRRLFKKLNKEYGITLFISSHIIGEIEQIADTISMIKQGKLIEETSMDSLKEQNTEYIELVTNDPKKASVLLHDQLNITNFKLVEGQAIRIFSTDVPHASITKALILRDIDIHSINTKQTTLEDYFIRKIGLNKIDK; this is encoded by the coding sequence ATGAGTTATATCGTGCAAACCAGGAATCTAACCAAAACCTACAATGGACAAGATGTCGTATCGAATGTATCCATGAATATTAAAAAGGGTGAAATCTACGGCTTCCTCGGATCAAATGGGGCAGGTAAGTCAACCATCATGAAGATGCTCTTGAACTTAATTAAACCATCCCATGGGGAAATCGAAATGTTTGGTGAACCCTTAAAGGAACATTCTTTTACTTACTTAAAACGAATAGGAAGTATGATTGAATACCCGATTTTTTATGAGAAAATGACTGCGTGGGAAAACCTGGAGCTGCATTGTGCATATATGGGATATCACAACAAACAAGCCATCTCTGATGCTTTGGAGTCGGTTGGACTTACACATGTATCACATAAATTCCCCCAAGACTTCTCACTAGGAATGAGACAGCGTCTCTGTGTCGCACGGGCTATCATAACAAAACCTGAATTCGTTATATTAGATGAGCCTATTAATGGGCTCGATCCTGAAGGCATTCAATCCATGAGAAGATTGTTCAAAAAGCTGAATAAAGAATATGGAATAACGCTTTTCATCTCAAGCCATATTATTGGTGAAATTGAACAAATTGCAGACACGATCAGTATGATTAAACAAGGCAAGCTTATTGAAGAAACGTCCATGGATTCGCTTAAGGAACAGAATACGGAATACATTGAGCTTGTGACAAACGATCCTAAGAAAGCATCTGTTCTTTTACATGATCAGTTAAACATAACGAACTTTAAACTTGTTGAAGGTCAGGCGATTCGAATCTTTTCAACAGATGTACCTCATGCCAGCATAACAAAAGCATTAATACTTAGGGATATAGACATTCATTCCATTAATACAAAACAAACCACATTAGAGGATTATTTCATTCGGAAAATAGGATTAAATAAAATCGATAAGTAA